A single Oncorhynchus nerka isolate Pitt River linkage group LG10, Oner_Uvic_2.0, whole genome shotgun sequence DNA region contains:
- the LOC115126440 gene encoding TOG array regulator of axonemal microtubules protein 2-like isoform X4 produces MAYRGRKSSEFNKLQKENSQMKSVIENLRKQNMALNQQDDQDKFSSFGYQESYPIAEGHCGFISDARLLQMQRAEREAMEAKQRKISAIHENYVRTALIGVGSTFAHHFVPSIQCIPRPKAPPRPLPRRLEHIALAPLKNMVGVDGAQVRPGSHSLESIQVNKSFSSSSVWPVPVPPTAAPSKRGKKKKGRRGVKALIVQSDQGCADNNGPIDLMEEVRDIEAHLKEEDWKGVHEVKAMGRRSLGSDMSTGEIATSSLGSLSSVDMNSPAELRDYLDVGTPVKSLDSPPRPAPPPTKPRSKQPQPIRFLSLPKAATGSDKMAASKPKGQIKNQARLQPLSNPEQALTKTFKLLHSASDDWEKKIEGLTFLRVMAQNHMDILMPKLHDICLAIINEVKNLRSAVSCAAMATLGDMYVHLQRVMDSEVEGTARVLLHKASEANAFIRQGANFALGHMVQSCTPTRVMNALLVGGLSHRNAAVRSCTAQHLERLAEVMGTARLLSGKKDLTDRFLIAVSKLAVDPAQEVRHHGRNILSNMATNGDFPKMWDKFAPRKERESLREVISKVNLKERNI; encoded by the exons ATGGCTTATCGAGGGAGAAAATCAAGTGAGTTTAACAAACTCCAGAAGGAGAACTCACAGATGAAGAGCGTCATCGAAAACCTGAGGAAGCAAAACATGGCTTTAAACCAACAGGATGACCAGGACAAGTTTTCAAGTTTT GGCTATCAGGAGAGCTACCCAATCGCAGAGGGCCATTGTGGCTTCATCAGTGATGCCAGACTTCTGCAGAtgcagagagctgagagagaggccaTGGAAGCAAAGCAAAGAAAGATAAGTGCTATCCATGAGAATTATGTCCGGACTGCTCTCATCGGGGTTGGCAGCACCTTCGCGCACCACTTCGTCCCCTCTATTCAGTGCATTCCGCGGCCGAAAGCTCCACCGAGGCCTTTGCCACGAAGGCTTGAGCACATAGCTCTGGCCCCACTGAAGAACATGGTGGGGGTGGACGGAGCCCAAGTTCGACCCGGATCTCACTCTCTGGAGTCCATCCAGGTAAATAAGTCATTCAGCAGCAGTAGCGTGTGGCCTGTTCCCGTCCCTCCCACTGCAGCTCCCTCCAAGAGGGGCAAGAAGAAGAAGGGCAGGCGGGGAGTCAAAGCCCTGATAGTCCAGTCGGACCAGGGCTGTGCTGACAACAACGGACCCATTGACCTGATGGAGGAGGTGAGAGACATCGAGGCTCACCTGAAGGAGGAGGACTGGAAG GGGGTACATGAGGTGAAGGCCATGGGCAGGAGAAGTTTGGGCTCGGACATGTCCACGGGGGAAATAGCAACCAGCTCTCTGGGAAGCCTGAGCTCAGTGGATATGAACTCCCCTGCGGAGCTCCGTGACTACTTGGATGTCGGGACCCCGGTCAAGTCGCTTGACAGCCCACCCAGGCCTGCTCCCCCTCCTACCAAGCCCAGGAGCAAACAGCCTCAGCCTATAAGGTTCCTTAGCCTGCCAAAGGCTGCCACCGGCTCAG ACAAGATGGCAGCCAGTAAGCCAAAGGGTCAAATTAAGAACCAGGCCAGATTGCAGCCCCTGTCCAACCCAGAGCAGGCCCTGACTAAGACCTTCAAGCTGCTCCACTCTGCCTCTGATGACTG GGAGAAGAAGATTGAGGGCTTGACCTTTCTCCGTGTGATGGCTCAGAACCACATGGACATACTGATGCCTAAACTCCATGATATCTGCCTTGCCATTATAAATGAG GTGAAGAACCTGCGCTCTGCAGTGTCCTGTGCTGCCATGGCCACACTGGGTGACATGTACGTCCACCTCCAGAGGGTCATGGACAGTGAGGTGGAGGGGACGGCACGCGTGCTGCTGCACAAAGCCAGCGAGGCCAACGCCTTCATCCGGCAGGGCGCCAACTTTGCCCTGGGTCACATGGTGCAGAGCTGCACCCCTACACGTGTCATGAATGCCCTGCTGGTCGGTGGgctgag CCACCGTAACGCTGCGGTGAGGAGCTGCACTGCTCAGCACCTGGAGAGACTGGCTGAGGTCATGGGGACGGCTCGTCTCCTGTCGGGGAAGAAAGACCTCACTGACCGTTTCTTGATTGCCGTCAGTAAACTGGCTGTGGACCCTGCACAGGAAGTCAG GCATCATGGTCGCAATATCTTGAGCAACATGGCCACCAATGGCGACTTTCCTAAAATGTGGGACAAATTCGCtccgaggaaagagagagaatccttgAGGGAGGTCATCTCAAAGGTTAACCTCAAAGAAAG GAATATCTGA
- the LOC115126440 gene encoding TOG array regulator of axonemal microtubules protein 2-like isoform X1 translates to MAYRGRKSSEFNKLQKENSQMKSVIENLRKQNMALNQQDDQDKFSSFGYQESYPIAEGHCGFISDARLLQMQRAEREAMEAKQRKISAIHENYVRTALIGVGSTFAHHFVPSIQCIPRPKAPPRPLPRRLEHIALAPLKNMVGVDGAQVRPGSHSLESIQVNKSFSSSSVWPVPVPPTAAPSKRGKKKKGRRGVKALIVQSDQGCADNNGPIDLMEEVRDIEAHLKEEDWKGVHEVKAMGRRSLGSDMSTGEIATSSLGSLSSVDMNSPAELRDYLDVGTPVKSLDSPPRPAPPPTKPRSKQPQPIRFLSLPKAATGSDKMAASKPKGQIKNQARLQPLSNPEQALTKTFKLLHSASDDWEKKIEGLTFLRVMAQNHMDILMPKLHDICLAIINEVKNLRSAVSCAAMATLGDMYVHLQRVMDSEVEGTARVLLHKASEANAFIRQGANFALGHMVQSCTPTRVMNALLVGGLSHRNAAVRSCTAQHLERLAEVMGTARLLSGKKDLTDRFLIAVSKLAVDPAQEVRHHGRNILSNMATNGDFPKMWDKFAPRKERESLREVISKVNLKERWLPFPFGWRSAVVVTGLLAATDSFLPLLVCLLVTPVVYLLISWALLASRPACSLCWIVLCNLCARLWVTCFPFCGFCWTV, encoded by the exons ATGGCTTATCGAGGGAGAAAATCAAGTGAGTTTAACAAACTCCAGAAGGAGAACTCACAGATGAAGAGCGTCATCGAAAACCTGAGGAAGCAAAACATGGCTTTAAACCAACAGGATGACCAGGACAAGTTTTCAAGTTTT GGCTATCAGGAGAGCTACCCAATCGCAGAGGGCCATTGTGGCTTCATCAGTGATGCCAGACTTCTGCAGAtgcagagagctgagagagaggccaTGGAAGCAAAGCAAAGAAAGATAAGTGCTATCCATGAGAATTATGTCCGGACTGCTCTCATCGGGGTTGGCAGCACCTTCGCGCACCACTTCGTCCCCTCTATTCAGTGCATTCCGCGGCCGAAAGCTCCACCGAGGCCTTTGCCACGAAGGCTTGAGCACATAGCTCTGGCCCCACTGAAGAACATGGTGGGGGTGGACGGAGCCCAAGTTCGACCCGGATCTCACTCTCTGGAGTCCATCCAGGTAAATAAGTCATTCAGCAGCAGTAGCGTGTGGCCTGTTCCCGTCCCTCCCACTGCAGCTCCCTCCAAGAGGGGCAAGAAGAAGAAGGGCAGGCGGGGAGTCAAAGCCCTGATAGTCCAGTCGGACCAGGGCTGTGCTGACAACAACGGACCCATTGACCTGATGGAGGAGGTGAGAGACATCGAGGCTCACCTGAAGGAGGAGGACTGGAAG GGGGTACATGAGGTGAAGGCCATGGGCAGGAGAAGTTTGGGCTCGGACATGTCCACGGGGGAAATAGCAACCAGCTCTCTGGGAAGCCTGAGCTCAGTGGATATGAACTCCCCTGCGGAGCTCCGTGACTACTTGGATGTCGGGACCCCGGTCAAGTCGCTTGACAGCCCACCCAGGCCTGCTCCCCCTCCTACCAAGCCCAGGAGCAAACAGCCTCAGCCTATAAGGTTCCTTAGCCTGCCAAAGGCTGCCACCGGCTCAG ACAAGATGGCAGCCAGTAAGCCAAAGGGTCAAATTAAGAACCAGGCCAGATTGCAGCCCCTGTCCAACCCAGAGCAGGCCCTGACTAAGACCTTCAAGCTGCTCCACTCTGCCTCTGATGACTG GGAGAAGAAGATTGAGGGCTTGACCTTTCTCCGTGTGATGGCTCAGAACCACATGGACATACTGATGCCTAAACTCCATGATATCTGCCTTGCCATTATAAATGAG GTGAAGAACCTGCGCTCTGCAGTGTCCTGTGCTGCCATGGCCACACTGGGTGACATGTACGTCCACCTCCAGAGGGTCATGGACAGTGAGGTGGAGGGGACGGCACGCGTGCTGCTGCACAAAGCCAGCGAGGCCAACGCCTTCATCCGGCAGGGCGCCAACTTTGCCCTGGGTCACATGGTGCAGAGCTGCACCCCTACACGTGTCATGAATGCCCTGCTGGTCGGTGGgctgag CCACCGTAACGCTGCGGTGAGGAGCTGCACTGCTCAGCACCTGGAGAGACTGGCTGAGGTCATGGGGACGGCTCGTCTCCTGTCGGGGAAGAAAGACCTCACTGACCGTTTCTTGATTGCCGTCAGTAAACTGGCTGTGGACCCTGCACAGGAAGTCAG GCATCATGGTCGCAATATCTTGAGCAACATGGCCACCAATGGCGACTTTCCTAAAATGTGGGACAAATTCGCtccgaggaaagagagagaatccttgAGGGAGGTCATCTCAAAGGTTAACCTCAAAGAAAG gtggctccccttcccattcgggtggcgctcggcggtcgtcgtcaccggcctactagctgccactgattctttcctccccctccttgtctgtttattggttacacctgttgtgtatttgctgattagttgggctttattagccagccgacccgcctgctctttgtgctgGATTGTTTTGTGTaacttgtgtgcacgtctgtgGGTTACGtgtttcccattttgtgggttttgCTGGACAGTTTAA
- the LOC115126440 gene encoding TOG array regulator of axonemal microtubules protein 2-like isoform X3, with translation MAYRGRKSSEFNKLQKENSQMKSVIENLRKQNMALNQQDDQDKFSSFGYQESYPIAEGHCGFISDARLLQMQRAEREAMEAKQRKISAIHENYVRTALIGVGSTFAHHFVPSIQCIPRPKAPPRPLPRRLEHIALAPLKNMVGVDGAQVRPGSHSLESIQVNKSFSSSSVWPVPVPPTAAPSKRGKKKKGRRGVKALIVQSDQGCADNNGPIDLMEEVRDIEAHLKEEDWKGVHEVKAMGRRSLGSDMSTGEIATSSLGSLSSVDMNSPAELRDYLDVGTPVKSLDSPPRPAPPPTKPRSKQPQPIRFLSLPKAATGSDKMAASKPKGQIKNQARLQPLSNPEQALTKTFKLLHSASDDWEKKIEGLTFLRVMAQNHMDILMPKLHDICLAIINEVKNLRSAVSCAAMATLGDMYVHLQRVMDSEVEGTARVLLHKASEANAFIRQGANFALGHMVQSCTPTRVMNALLVGGLSHRNAAVRSCTAQHLERLAEVMGTARLLSGKKDLTDRFLIAVSKLAVDPAQEVRHHGRNILSNMATNGDFPKMWDKFAPRKERESLREVISKVNLKERYILSG, from the exons ATGGCTTATCGAGGGAGAAAATCAAGTGAGTTTAACAAACTCCAGAAGGAGAACTCACAGATGAAGAGCGTCATCGAAAACCTGAGGAAGCAAAACATGGCTTTAAACCAACAGGATGACCAGGACAAGTTTTCAAGTTTT GGCTATCAGGAGAGCTACCCAATCGCAGAGGGCCATTGTGGCTTCATCAGTGATGCCAGACTTCTGCAGAtgcagagagctgagagagaggccaTGGAAGCAAAGCAAAGAAAGATAAGTGCTATCCATGAGAATTATGTCCGGACTGCTCTCATCGGGGTTGGCAGCACCTTCGCGCACCACTTCGTCCCCTCTATTCAGTGCATTCCGCGGCCGAAAGCTCCACCGAGGCCTTTGCCACGAAGGCTTGAGCACATAGCTCTGGCCCCACTGAAGAACATGGTGGGGGTGGACGGAGCCCAAGTTCGACCCGGATCTCACTCTCTGGAGTCCATCCAGGTAAATAAGTCATTCAGCAGCAGTAGCGTGTGGCCTGTTCCCGTCCCTCCCACTGCAGCTCCCTCCAAGAGGGGCAAGAAGAAGAAGGGCAGGCGGGGAGTCAAAGCCCTGATAGTCCAGTCGGACCAGGGCTGTGCTGACAACAACGGACCCATTGACCTGATGGAGGAGGTGAGAGACATCGAGGCTCACCTGAAGGAGGAGGACTGGAAG GGGGTACATGAGGTGAAGGCCATGGGCAGGAGAAGTTTGGGCTCGGACATGTCCACGGGGGAAATAGCAACCAGCTCTCTGGGAAGCCTGAGCTCAGTGGATATGAACTCCCCTGCGGAGCTCCGTGACTACTTGGATGTCGGGACCCCGGTCAAGTCGCTTGACAGCCCACCCAGGCCTGCTCCCCCTCCTACCAAGCCCAGGAGCAAACAGCCTCAGCCTATAAGGTTCCTTAGCCTGCCAAAGGCTGCCACCGGCTCAG ACAAGATGGCAGCCAGTAAGCCAAAGGGTCAAATTAAGAACCAGGCCAGATTGCAGCCCCTGTCCAACCCAGAGCAGGCCCTGACTAAGACCTTCAAGCTGCTCCACTCTGCCTCTGATGACTG GGAGAAGAAGATTGAGGGCTTGACCTTTCTCCGTGTGATGGCTCAGAACCACATGGACATACTGATGCCTAAACTCCATGATATCTGCCTTGCCATTATAAATGAG GTGAAGAACCTGCGCTCTGCAGTGTCCTGTGCTGCCATGGCCACACTGGGTGACATGTACGTCCACCTCCAGAGGGTCATGGACAGTGAGGTGGAGGGGACGGCACGCGTGCTGCTGCACAAAGCCAGCGAGGCCAACGCCTTCATCCGGCAGGGCGCCAACTTTGCCCTGGGTCACATGGTGCAGAGCTGCACCCCTACACGTGTCATGAATGCCCTGCTGGTCGGTGGgctgag CCACCGTAACGCTGCGGTGAGGAGCTGCACTGCTCAGCACCTGGAGAGACTGGCTGAGGTCATGGGGACGGCTCGTCTCCTGTCGGGGAAGAAAGACCTCACTGACCGTTTCTTGATTGCCGTCAGTAAACTGGCTGTGGACCCTGCACAGGAAGTCAG GCATCATGGTCGCAATATCTTGAGCAACATGGCCACCAATGGCGACTTTCCTAAAATGTGGGACAAATTCGCtccgaggaaagagagagaatccttgAGGGAGGTCATCTCAAAGGTTAACCTCAAAGAAAGGTACATTCTCTCTGGATGA
- the LOC115126440 gene encoding TOG array regulator of axonemal microtubules protein 2-like isoform X2 has product MQRAEREAMEAKQRKISAIHENYVRTALIGVGSTFAHHFVPSIQCIPRPKAPPRPLPRRLEHIALAPLKNMVGVDGAQVRPGSHSLESIQVNKSFSSSSVWPVPVPPTAAPSKRGKKKKGRRGVKALIVQSDQGCADNNGPIDLMEEVRDIEAHLKEEDWKGVHEVKAMGRRSLGSDMSTGEIATSSLGSLSSVDMNSPAELRDYLDVGTPVKSLDSPPRPAPPPTKPRSKQPQPIRFLSLPKAATGSDKMAASKPKGQIKNQARLQPLSNPEQALTKTFKLLHSASDDWEKKIEGLTFLRVMAQNHMDILMPKLHDICLAIINEVKNLRSAVSCAAMATLGDMYVHLQRVMDSEVEGTARVLLHKASEANAFIRQGANFALGHMVQSCTPTRVMNALLVGGLSHRNAAVRSCTAQHLERLAEVMGTARLLSGKKDLTDRFLIAVSKLAVDPAQEVRHHGRNILSNMATNGDFPKMWDKFAPRKERESLREVISKVNLKERWLPFPFGWRSAVVVTGLLAATDSFLPLLVCLLVTPVVYLLISWALLASRPACSLCWIVLCNLCARLWVTCFPFCGFCWTV; this is encoded by the exons AtgcagagagctgagagagaggccaTGGAAGCAAAGCAAAGAAAGATAAGTGCTATCCATGAGAATTATGTCCGGACTGCTCTCATCGGGGTTGGCAGCACCTTCGCGCACCACTTCGTCCCCTCTATTCAGTGCATTCCGCGGCCGAAAGCTCCACCGAGGCCTTTGCCACGAAGGCTTGAGCACATAGCTCTGGCCCCACTGAAGAACATGGTGGGGGTGGACGGAGCCCAAGTTCGACCCGGATCTCACTCTCTGGAGTCCATCCAGGTAAATAAGTCATTCAGCAGCAGTAGCGTGTGGCCTGTTCCCGTCCCTCCCACTGCAGCTCCCTCCAAGAGGGGCAAGAAGAAGAAGGGCAGGCGGGGAGTCAAAGCCCTGATAGTCCAGTCGGACCAGGGCTGTGCTGACAACAACGGACCCATTGACCTGATGGAGGAGGTGAGAGACATCGAGGCTCACCTGAAGGAGGAGGACTGGAAG GGGGTACATGAGGTGAAGGCCATGGGCAGGAGAAGTTTGGGCTCGGACATGTCCACGGGGGAAATAGCAACCAGCTCTCTGGGAAGCCTGAGCTCAGTGGATATGAACTCCCCTGCGGAGCTCCGTGACTACTTGGATGTCGGGACCCCGGTCAAGTCGCTTGACAGCCCACCCAGGCCTGCTCCCCCTCCTACCAAGCCCAGGAGCAAACAGCCTCAGCCTATAAGGTTCCTTAGCCTGCCAAAGGCTGCCACCGGCTCAG ACAAGATGGCAGCCAGTAAGCCAAAGGGTCAAATTAAGAACCAGGCCAGATTGCAGCCCCTGTCCAACCCAGAGCAGGCCCTGACTAAGACCTTCAAGCTGCTCCACTCTGCCTCTGATGACTG GGAGAAGAAGATTGAGGGCTTGACCTTTCTCCGTGTGATGGCTCAGAACCACATGGACATACTGATGCCTAAACTCCATGATATCTGCCTTGCCATTATAAATGAG GTGAAGAACCTGCGCTCTGCAGTGTCCTGTGCTGCCATGGCCACACTGGGTGACATGTACGTCCACCTCCAGAGGGTCATGGACAGTGAGGTGGAGGGGACGGCACGCGTGCTGCTGCACAAAGCCAGCGAGGCCAACGCCTTCATCCGGCAGGGCGCCAACTTTGCCCTGGGTCACATGGTGCAGAGCTGCACCCCTACACGTGTCATGAATGCCCTGCTGGTCGGTGGgctgag CCACCGTAACGCTGCGGTGAGGAGCTGCACTGCTCAGCACCTGGAGAGACTGGCTGAGGTCATGGGGACGGCTCGTCTCCTGTCGGGGAAGAAAGACCTCACTGACCGTTTCTTGATTGCCGTCAGTAAACTGGCTGTGGACCCTGCACAGGAAGTCAG GCATCATGGTCGCAATATCTTGAGCAACATGGCCACCAATGGCGACTTTCCTAAAATGTGGGACAAATTCGCtccgaggaaagagagagaatccttgAGGGAGGTCATCTCAAAGGTTAACCTCAAAGAAAG gtggctccccttcccattcgggtggcgctcggcggtcgtcgtcaccggcctactagctgccactgattctttcctccccctccttgtctgtttattggttacacctgttgtgtatttgctgattagttgggctttattagccagccgacccgcctgctctttgtgctgGATTGTTTTGTGTaacttgtgtgcacgtctgtgGGTTACGtgtttcccattttgtgggttttgCTGGACAGTTTAA